The following nucleotide sequence is from Falco naumanni isolate bFalNau1 chromosome 6, bFalNau1.pat, whole genome shotgun sequence.
tatcaaGCACACTGAGCTAAAGGAGACCAGCAACCTGAAAACAATAGCAACATGTTGTTTGGCAAATGCTAATTAGTCAAAATTATATCAAGGTAGTTTGAGAAACTGCCATAGGAAAATATGGGTAATTGCTTCTGGGAACAGCTAGTTCAATGGTCCAATTCCTTTTGATTGTGCCCAGATAATACAAACAACTTTAGTAAAAAAGTTACAGTAGTTGAACTTCTGCTAATTGCTCTCATATATTTCAGTAATTGCGGGAAAGAACAATTACATTACATCTTAaagtgaaattacatttttagaaaaggtGGACTGGGTTTTCCTCTGGTTGCTGTTAAGGGAAAATGATCAGACTATAAAAAGAAGAGGCAAGACTGGTAAGCCCTTCAGGTATATGTGGTTCACTAAGATGCATCATAAATTACAGTATTTGTGCAtacatattatttctttattatgtAATTtgtaacaaacaaaatacagcaaatagGCAATTGTAATGGTTAAATAACAAAGAATAAGAAACCTGGAAAGGTATCCTTGAAGCCTAGCCAAATTATATTAGCCTGTAATACAAACCCAGAGAAATAACTGTTGGAATATTATAGAAACggtatataaaataaaatatccatcACTGTCTTAaagactgtatttctttcttggtCATCCTACTTCAAAAGCATCCATCagaaaatccaaaataaacagcataaattaaaggaatggaaaaattaGGCATGTAGTAAATTATGGCTCTGCAGGGGCAAGTACAGTAAATCTAAAATGCATTCAACAGCATGATAGAGAGTTTCTCTTTCATAGAAGTTTCTTTAATCAAAAGGCACTATATTTAAAGCTGatcaaaggaaatatttttaatgcaatgtACACCTGATGTGTGGAATTCAATACCACTATGTAATACATATTTATGAAGGATATCTCCTCCGTGCTCACAACCATCAGTTTCCTGAGGTTAATAAAGAACTTACTTGATCGTGTTGCACGGTATTAATTATCCATGACAGACATTTTAATTCATCCAGTGTAGAACTTCATATTAACAATAATTGAGAGTTTGTTGCTGTGATCCTCTAAGGCTATCTCTGTGATCTGTAATTCTGTTTCTAATAACAGATTTCTTGAAAGCAGGGATTGTTCTTTCCATTAATATTGTTGTTCATAAGCCATGCTATGTATATGTTGCATGAAGCTAACAAGAATAACAAGTACTGGTTGTGTTTTACtccagtattttaattaatatgaataatggaaaatattttttctaatattactAATAACCTCATTCACTGTACTTCTATCATCATTGTACTGTGGAATTAACTTTCCAATAGCTGGCAAAACATGGCTTTAAACAGAAGAACTAACAAGTTGGGCTTCATGGAATGAAGTTATCCTGATTATTACAAAATATGTAACTATCAGTATACCTTTGAGAATATATTGATAACCTAAGGGAGGGGGAAGAGTTCTTCATATGGAAGAAAAGTAAGCAGCATCTttagaaagaagacaaaagGTGAACTCAGCTATCCGGCAGTGTTGTATTCAGTGGTTGAAAAGGGAAGGGGATTTTTTGAGTTTGAATTGGggaaattttttaaatactgtctCCAGCTGGTCAGTGGAAAGGAGCCATATTTTCAGTTAGTTATGGTTATTGGCACGTAATTTGATTTCTTGAGAGATACATGCTGGTATTTgggtaatttattttgtttttcatttcccaGAGATCTCATTTTCTGGTAAGAGGTGTCAGCATAATAacattttgcttgtttcttttctagaaaaacTTCTGTTGAAGTTAAGGCATGTGGGAAGAGGTGACTGCTGAAGAGAATaggattttcatttttggaGCTTTCCTCAACTTATTTTACTTCTTACTTGCTGTTTTCATGTCTGCTactattttcttccttgcacAAAAATCTAGATGCTAGCCATTATTCATTTGTATTCAGTTATGTCAAATTTCAGGTACATAACAAATATGGTGccaaatacaaataaatcatAACATGTCCAGATATGTGTGAATTTTTCTTTAACCTTCCATCCAGATGAGAAGGCAATGAAGTTCATTCAGCTTGAACGACTGTATCATGAGCAGCTGCTCGCAAATCTTTCTTCTATACAAGAACAGTGGGGTGAGTAGAGGCTAAACTGGTGTGGTAGAAGAAAGAGTTAATTTGGGTTGTATTTCTAAATAACAGAGTATACATTCTGCCAGCTTAAAATGTTATATAGCAAAAGCAGcgtttatttcagaatttctctgAATTTGTTATGAGAAAAGTATACCTGCTTTAGATTTCTTCTCACACATTTCATGAAAAAAGTGCAAATAGTTTGTCATTCATTAATCTAGTAATTAAGACTCTGATTGGTCCACAGTTGTTTTGAGCTTATTTTTGGTTTAGGGTTGATGAATCTGATGTGATGAAAATAAAGTGTATTGTGAAAAAATACAATGCTTTTTTGCATAGCCTGAAACAAGATTGTAGAACATACACAAAGAGTtgttaaatatttctctgtTAATTAGTTTCACATATACGTTTTATGCTAAGCAAATACTACGTCTATAATATTTTGGGTAAAAGTGATTTTGGTtcaatttagaaagaaaatggaaaacagcagtTCCTACTCCAGTTACAACGCTGAGGAATTCAGCTAAAGAACTGAGTGGTGAAGAGCTGGAAAAGCTTACCAGAGTTTGCTCTTCACATCCACAGTAAGTATAAGAAAATGTTACTACTTTTCCAGTACTAATATGTTAGTGCAGCTGTGTCTATTTGCCAGtatagatgttttaaaatagtcaatgtcaaaataaaagttgaatcccattgacttcagtgaattTGGTTATAAAGTAGTGGTTCTTTTTGATATGTAActaaaatgtttccattaccatcaattttcactgtttttataTGGTTTGAGGAATGTATAGGGACTAGATCTGAACTATTTTCAGCAAATTATTAGCATGCCAGAAATGGAGGTTTGAGTTTTAGTATTTTCAGGCAATGTAAAAACTGAGCAGTGTTAATTTAGACAGAGAGAGACTGTAAAACTGATGATGGTGCTTGTGTCTAGTAcctattattttaataattgttttGAAAGGGAATTGTCCAGCACCTCAGACTCCAGTACTCACATCTACCCTATAGGATTTTATTCCCaatttttctacattttagGACAAAACCCTAATGCTTCAAGTCATTCTTGTTGCCTTCTGTTGATTTCATATAGGTTGCCTAACCATTCTGAAGCAGTGATTCTGTAGTTTCCCTAGTGTGGCAGTATTCTGAAAAGTGGTGGAATCTTAGTTCCTACCTGCTTTGCTTGATGCATCTCAGCCTCCAGAATCAGCATGTCCCAGTATCACACTCGTTTGGATAGGGTGCTCCTCTGGGTAGTACACACAGGAGATTGTACCCATCAGGAAGGGGATCTGTTATTTTATGGGTGAATGTCGTACCTACTAGGCATTGAGTTTAAGGGACAGATGGAAAAGATTATGCCATCTGCCACTGAAAAATGATCAGCCAATGATGATAATAGGGAAACTAACCACGTTCAAAAGCTGTGGAAAGTCCAAGCTGTGACAGGGGAAATGCTCTCTATCGATGGGGAGAGAGAaccttttcaaatatatttgcattGGCTTAGGCAGTCTCGATGTAACAGAATGCTTCTGTTGTTCATAGAGAGTATGATTTGGcttccatgtgtttttttttcttctgggtgaCTGTACAGAAGTTTGAAAACACCAAGGCTGACTGCCAGAACCCAGGCAGGGATTGTTTATTTGTAGTGTGAATGGTTTGGGAGGGAGCCCTTGGAAAGCCGGTGGTACCACAGGAGGAAGGGGCAGCTCTAGCACGGTAGCATCATGTTTACATGTTTACAGCAGGCTGCTACTGAGAGATGGCACTCTTGAGTGCCTGCAGGGTTCCTCAGCCTGCATTTCCTTGCACACAACCTTGCAAGCCCACTGAAGGATTAAGATTCAAGTCTATTGCTGCTCTTCAACTAGCACCACCTCCCTACTGTCACTTCAGTTGTCGCCCTGCTGAGAAtaactctgctttcttctgctaatACTTTGGTGCAGCCCcacttcaaaatacaaaatttcagtCATGTAACGTCATTCCTGGTTCTGAGAAACcctgcaattaaaaattaaggcTTCTGTTCATTGGCCATAATTAGTTGTCTGTATCTAATATCATTAATCTTCTGAACTCTAAGCAAAActcttatttgcttttattgtttcatacatttttttcctaagctttAATCtcaatttattttgtaattaaaattacactttattttttagtgAATAACATGCAGCTCTTTGAAAACGtgaggattttgcttttgtaattgAAAGTAATGTAACTTCTTCTGATACTCAAGGTCTAGAGCTACATACTGGACATGGATAGTTTTGAGTGTCTCTATTTGAAGTTTAAATGGTAAAATTTAGAAGTTTTTGTTAGAGAGTATGAACATCAGTACTTCTCCCTCTTGTCcttcctaccttttttttttttggtagctttAAACAAAATGCTCAACATTTTATCTTTATCGCTGTATGAAAGGCTGCGAGACAGATCGTGCATGATAAAACACATTGTGCATGAATCTCTACACAGTTTGCAAAGTCCACGCTGTGAGCAGTGCTGACTCACGTGTGAATCCCAGTGGAATCAGTGGGAGCTGCTGTATCTTAGAGTACTCGGAAAACATGTCCCAGTGTAAACAGTTTGTGGAGAAGGAAATAGATGGGGCTTTTTCCATTCCTCAATCACTTTTATAGtgatcagtatttttaatactaGTAGATACTAAGTCCTtacatgatttttaaagttgGTAGAGTTCTTTCTGAGCATAAAGTGTTAGAAGAATTTAGATTGCTTGTTATGttgcagtaaattttttttaaactgctttctCAATTAGGTGGAGCAATGTTTGGGCTAATGGGTGATGATATTCACATATGGTACAGATCTGTGCTTGGAAGTATGCTAGCATGCTGACACTGTTTCAATGTAAGAAAAGTTCTGTGCTAATATTAGAGCAGAGCAAGGGTTTATAAGATGTCAATGACATTTGTTATGAAGaatgttgcttcttttttttttttaagttgtttctttttttcttattgctgcAGGCCACGGGCATCCAAAAATAAGGTAAGCAGCTGCTTAATTGAATTCTGCTTTGTCAAAGATTGctaatgaatatatttttaataatatttgaTACAGTCTTTCCAGTTTAGTATAAAAACTGTTTGAAGTTTGGATGTTTCAAAAAATCACAGTGTTCCTGTTTAATTCcaaaaattacaggaaatacTATCATATTTTACAGCTAGTAGCTGCAGAAAATACATGGGAGAGTGGTTGTTTGCTTCAGTTAATGgaatcaaaaaaattaaaggaaagagaagctactgcttttaaatcaggtatgtgtgtgtttatgtggaTGCatgagtttgttttaaatattatacTGTAATGATATATTCCTACAAATACTATGAAACTATTTCATTTGAAGCTACAGCATTTGTTGGATTCCCACAGTTTCATCCATTTgtgcaaattttaatttttttccacaactgCACAATGGATGTACTATGCCATTTTAATTAGTCATTGATATTCAGATTTGTAATTAAAGTAATTCTAGCCTCCatcaaaaaaaatcttttaaatgtGCATATGTTTATAGCAGCCTACATAAGCTACAAAACATGTAAAACTAGAGATACGATAAATAATTTCTATGTATAAAATATAAGGTAAACAATCTGATGACAAATATTCTGAGTTGTGGCAATTCAGTACCATTAACAGAATTAGTAACTATTATAAATTACATGCAATATACTGATTTTTagacacatttttctgttacagcaaagaaaattaggAAGCTTTTGGGGGTCTTGAAGAGAAAAGGAtacttcagttaatttttttcaatacacACTTTTGTATCAGCTTCATTATCCTCCTCCTGCCTTGGGACAGTGGCTGTTTTGTTTGACTAATTTGTTAGAATGGCTGGAttcttacaaaacatttttaattgaatgaATTGTTCAAATGGAGGCAAAGGGGGAAAGAGAATTGCTAGACTACCAGGCTGTGCTTTATGTGTCCTCtctttcagcaaaatgtttctgttttttactATGTTCCAGTTGCCAAAGTTGACCTAAACTGTGTGCCTTTCCTTGAAATCAGCTAGAATCTCTCACAAGATAAGGGTTGGTCTATGTGACCTCAGGAGGTCCGTTTCAAGCCAAACTATCCTACAAGTGTGTATCAGCCAGGAGTTCAGGAGAGTCAGGGGTTAATGAAGATACAGAGTCACAGTTCTCTACATGTGTGGATCCTCCTCATCTTCAGCCTCTTTCACCATGACCCCTGTActgccttttctctgtctttgttCTTGTAACCTAACTAAACACAAAACATTGAAAACAcgaaaaaaatgttttacagctCATAAGGCAGATCAAAAGAACCCTGTGCTTTTTATTATTGGATGGTTGGAAATTCCCATGGAAAGAAATTAGGCACATGtaatttttccattgtttttatTCCAGGTGGAAACTAAAGCTTTCTGGTTCTGAACATTCAAAACTTCTGAATTAAAGAGCATTTTGTGTCAATGTTAAAACACTGTAGTACAACATATAGACATATTAAACTTAATGTAAAGTAATTAATCATGGTTGTCATGGTTtaccccagccagcaactaagtaccacacagccacttgctcactgccccccacccccacccctggtGGGCTGGGGAAAAGAgttggaaaaaggtaaaacccatgcgttgagataagaacaatttaatatgaagtaaaatataacaataataacaattgtaagggggggggggggagggagagagatggAGGAATAAAACATAAGAGGAACAAGCGATGCACAATGCAGTTGCTCACCgcccactgaccaatgcccagccagtcccccagcagcaatcGGTGGCTCCCGGCCAAGTCGTCCGTCCgtccgtgtccccccccccgtTTATATACCGAGCACAacgttctgtggtatggaacatccctttgactagttggggtcacctgtcctggccctgctccctcccggctcctTAATGCATTTCCTCACTGGTAGAACATGGGAAACTGGacagtccttgacttagggtaagcactactAAGCAACAACTGAAATATCAGCGTGTTATTAACATTATTGTcctactaaatccaaaacacagccctgtaCCAGCCACTAGCAAGAcaattaactgtatcccagccaaaaccaggacaatggtgtaaatggaattttttaaatgtcattctCTTATTGTAACTCTTGTCAAAATGTAATCAAAATCTTTGGGTTCCTGTGAAATGATTGTGAATTAATAAATTCATGCCATCCCATAGAAGGCAGTTCTGCTGGGAATTTTCCAGCAGTGCTAAATACTTTTACAGTACAAAGATATGAATGTTCCAAGCCTAACTCAAGTTTAAATGCTTAAGATTTGCAAAAGATGATGTTCACAAGATCAGTACGTTCTTGAGGAAGGAATGACTTCTCACCCTGACATGTCTCTTCATCTGTTAAGGTGGTGCGTGGTCAGttagctgctgctgcccctcaccAAGTCAATGCATCAGCAGCATAGGActgaatgtttttcttgcagttaGAAGGTTACAGAGATGATCCAAAACTCAGAATTTGTATACACTGCTCAGTGCTGTGCGAAAAATGTTTGAGTTGTGGCTGAGTGATCCAGCTCAGGGCTAGAACCAGTATGGCCTTTTGGGGCTGGTTCTTGATTTTGCCTGACCTCCAGCAGAATCCTATATTATAGTAACCATACAGTTCCTAATATTTAAACTAACTTCTTCAGCATTAGCCTAAATGCATGGGCCTTCTCACtgaaaacttctgctttttgtgtgggttttttttttttcctcaacatcatgaaaaatgagaagtaaatatgtaaactttttcttcttctcttagAAATGTATCTGCCAGTCTGCAGGGAGAGCTACTTGACTCAGCTGCTGGTAGTAGAAGTCTGATTTACAGTaagacaggaaaatgaaaatcttaGGTTGTTTGAAGACTGTCCTTCATATGAATTCATAtgtccaaaataaaatttatctaGCAACTATCAATAAGAAGTATTAGCGGATACACaatatatatacagatatatatacagatatatattaCATTGTAGAGAGTGTTGCACTGTACTATGGTAGCACTTTGAAGTAAAATCACACTTCTTTACTAATCTAAAGCAAAAATTACTCCATTGACTTATTGCAGGCATTTGGGAATATAGTTTGAGCTTTTGTAGGCAGTCGATCCTAAGAATTTGTGACTTCTCTCTCGTGGGGATACAGTGACAAAGAAGCAGCTTTATAAGAACTTGTCTAGTCAAGATTACGGGGAGGGTCACTGAATGAGTTTTCTGCCCTTCTGAGCAAGGGCTGTGAATGGTCTGTTCTgctacattttcctttctggcaGATTTTCTCTTTGAGTTACCAACAGAGGGAACCTACGTCCTTAAAGCTATGTGTGTATATTAGAAGATGAGATTTGATACATCCTGTATCCATTAATTTCTCCAGGTTTTGGCAGAAAGCCTTAATAGCTTTAGTGTTAACTAAAGATCATCAAATTCATGTGTTTCATGAaaccttttctaattaaatgGTGAATTTAGAAAAACCACTAGCATAAGTTTGCAGTGTGTACATAAAGACCTGTTTCCAAGGTGGGGAGAAACTGCTTATACCGTGTTTTCTTTTAGATCATATGGGATTTGTTTTTAAGTGGGAAGAGGGACAATAGATGGTAAAGTGTGAATTCTCCTCTGGTAGAATGCCATACGTCAGCATTATCTCTGCTGGACTGTCTTGGATTAACAGGATAAAAAGGTGGTGGCTACAGGTTTCTGTGATGAAGAAAGCAAGTGTcaattttaaagtaactgtaaaaaaaaatcttaaattacaGTAACTGCTTTTGTTGCTAGAAAATTCTCAGTAGACACTTGTATTTCTGACAGGTAAAAATTGCTGCCACATTGGTGGGTATGTCTTCATTTAACTCAGTAGGAAAGAGCACCTTTTCTAATTACGTGTTCAAGTATTTGTCTTAACTTTATCTGCAGTGGGTGTGGGTTGTCTAAAGCAGGtgtaaagaaaacactgaaagctgctgaaaatttGATGTGGAATGTAATGATGATCATTACATCTCAGTTCCTGTACATCTATAGTTAGATAACAATGCTAGgattatttattacttttttagGAACAGCCCTGAGCTCAAGGGCCACCTTTCAGGGTGAGtaatttgatttaatttccGATTCCATTTAATCTTTGTTGCAGTTGGGGCTGCCAACAAAGATGTTTGTTGTAATGTGCATGTATCCACTAGGAAAAATTGACAGATGGTAACCAAATCTTGTACCAATAATCCAGGCAGTGTTTGAACTCGTGACCTATATGTGAAGGGCTCAGTATCCCGTTACAAATCCCTTGAGCTACCTCCTCATGTGTGTCTAATTTTCAAAAACTCCCTGTCTCATACGGATTTCTTCTTTCATCATTTTACAGAAGTTAGGTTTCCTATACCCTTTCTATCTGTTAGTGATGTTCTGGGGGGGggttctgcattttgaaatggtTGGatattctctttttcagtttccaaGCCTGTCTTTTCTATGCTACCTTgtacctttcattttcttttaaaatgtacatcGTTTAGAATTTAGTAAAATTGTTCAATACGACAAATTAatgcaaacatttctttaaagactGATGAATGTGACCCTGTTTCATGTAACAAGTTCAGGAAATTGCTCAGCTTTTCAGTGAGGTTTTAACAGATGAGGAAGGGTAAGATTGGCATATAGATCTTCAGTCATTCTTGTGAGAATATATAGTTAATAAGGGCATTGTTTGATCTCTTTGTTAATCTATTCATAAgacctttctgctttttgctatGACCAAAAAATCCAAATGAGTGTTTTCTAGAGTTATTAATTTGTTGATTGAGGTTAATACTATTACTTAATAATAGTCCTACTATAGCATAGTCtttaacttaattttcattGAAGTATGGAATAAAGGACAGTTACTGTCACAGCTGGCTTGCTTTAGTATACTAATTCTAAACACTCCCTTTCTTCATAAACCTAAAAGGGGAGATGTGGCTTTGAGCTTCTTGGAATGGCTAATGTCTAGTAATTTTATTGACAACTTGCATTAATTATCTATTCCTTCATCAGCAGATGACGCCAACAGTACAGTAAGTGAATTCACAAGCTATGTGAAGCTCcccttgtttctttctgaaatttcagataagaaaaatcagttttcatttgtACTGTAAATGTGAATACACAAATAAGCTGCATCCAATTGCATTTATTAATAGCTAAACTAACTTACATACACAaaagataatatatttttatgcagtCCATTATGTAAAATATGGTAACTGGTTGTTTAATTTAGCATTAACCAAAGGAGCTACTTTCCTCTTAAAAGGattgaattttaaatgtattaaattgGTACGATTTCAGCATCTTTAAAGGAAATGCAAGTATCTCCCTGTGTAATAGGTAACACTAgcatcaaaatacatttttttgtcattaagTGCATTTGTCTGAACTCCAGACATCCAGAAGGTGCGCTCACATAAAATATGCTTTAGAAGAAAAGCGGCTGTCCAGAAAGACGTTTACATACTTACTGTGCTTGAAGTATGGGAGTAACTCTTTTCAGGAGGACACTACGGTATGTTCTTTGCCTGCAAGAATGTGTGCAAATACTTTGCTGAATCAAGAGTCAGCTTTTCAGACTACTAATGGAACTTTATTCTGACTGGAGCATAAATACCTGCCCTTTATGGGAgtgcattttaaagcattggGTTACAACATTATCAAATCACAGTATACTCTTTCACCCCGGGCTGATGCTTTGaatcatttaaaaacactggaactgtttttcctgttgcaCTTAGGTACTGAAACTTGTCCTGGCACTGGaccaaagaaagaagataaacagCTGAGCACTAGTTCTCTGggtgaaaacaaaactgagagaCAGATAGAGGCAGCAAGTCTTTGGGTAGCTGCGGGAAAGGACCACATggaggagcagcactgcagtgctgAATCAACGTTGAAGCCACACACCCAGTCCACAGGGACAGTGGGCAGGCCTTCTTCGGGCTGTTTATCATCTGGTGATGCCGGTAAAGATAACAGTTTGCAGCTGAGAGAAAGACAGCTCTCTAAGGatgtggaaaaaatagaagGCACAGCTGGTGAGCCTGGGCTGAAACTCCCTCTTGAGCCAATGGTAGATGCTTTGGGTTTAACAGATGCTGATTATATGCCTACTGATTTGGTTCCTACTGATAAAGATGTGCAAGCTGATAGAAATCTGCTCAGATCAAAACATGCTGCTGGCTCTTCAGAAATTGCTAGTGGCCAGCTTGGGAATAGTGATTTAAAGCAGCAACAGGAGCAGCCTGATGATGGTGATGAAAAGTCTTCACGGGACGGAACTGCATCAAATGTATGCTCTGGGTGTAATAAAGTGTCTGAGCAGGAGAGTACTGCCCATTCAGGAGTGtgcaaagaaagagagagaacagcagggcaggaggagaaggtaAATAATGAAGAACAAGAAGATTTATTTCTCAGATATTTAAATGGTAACATAATAGACACTGAAGAATCATTTGCAAACTTAGCGAACCAAGAGGACTTTGACACTGTTCCAGATATTTCACCTGAACGAGCATCTTACAGCTCACTGGAAGCTTTATCACTAGATGACAGCTTTTCGTCCCTTGATGAACTCGCAAGAAGGATAGAGATTGCTGAGGTAAATACTGTGAATCCTATAAAATCTTTCATGTTTAtctcaattaaaatattttagatacTTCCAACTTCAAAATGTGTTAAATATTCTTTCATatatcactttatttttaatctgaaaataattctaTACTTAATTGTTCTGAGTTcagaaaagtttcttttaaCCTGTTAGCTTCCTTCTTGACCAGCAGTGCTCTGTGTTTCTAAAAATCAGATTGATTTTTACATATGAGTTTGAacacctttttttcattttaacagagACTGTTAGATGAGCTGACAATTCCTGCTAAATCACGGTTTCACATCAGAGATCTACATAATGTCTGTGATGTAACATGTGGTTCGTTTCTGTTCATAGAataaaagatgcttttctgtGCCTCTTCCATATAGATTGGAACTACATATGTCATAAGCTCTGTATATGAATGTATGGGCCTCTCATTTTGCTCAGTTTAGGCAGTTTTGTTGTTCAACCAAAACTTAAGAAAGAACTTCTAAGCCTGAACCCACCTTTCTGAAGCACTGCTGATCGGCCACAACAAGAATGAGTGCTTCATAAGCtaaattgcttttctaaaaatacagaagatttATTGCTTTGGGACTTTTTTGGAGACTGTATGATGAGatctttgctttatttgtcttctggttttgatgcATTTGCAACCGTGGGaccttaaaagctttttctttgatTGAAAAAGTGGTATTATTGTGAAATGATGTGATTCTAGATGCTGGAGGGGGAAGACTTATAAAAAGGTATCTTAGTCCatctctatttttaatgtattgaaCAATACAGCATCCCTTGGCAATAAAGTAACTACTTCTCTGTAGACCAGAAGCTAATGCACAGTGACCCAGAACCCCCACGATCACTCGGGGACAGCAGCCAAGCAGGGAACTAAACACTGGGGATCCATGCTGATGTTACTACATTTTTGGCACAGTCTCCAGAGCTGGAAACAGagcattttggtttttctcACCACCTAAACGtcttatttcctttccaagATCTTTCATCCTGACCTGTCCCTGAAACACCTTGTCTTTCTGTGGGATGTCAGGAGGCATACCACATACCAGGACTGAGGGCCTTGTGCACAAAGATGTACACAAGCTCTCGACAGCATGCAGCTGTGGAAACCCACACACATGTCCATCCATGTAATCAGACTTTTGCACTAGATCCGTTGGCTTGTGTTTGCTTAGAGGATGGCTTTGAAAAAGAGCGTTTTGTTGACAGCCTGTGCTACACCCATATATGTGTATAACAGAAGAGTAATTTAAGTATTGTCCCTCAAGATTAGGTTTGTGTTGAGCCCACTGAAAGTTCAGCATTTTAACAGGAGAGAACTGTTCTGTTTCATGTAGAAAAATCCTAAATTAATCCCATAGAAACTATTTCTCAATTGCTGTGTTTGGCcatttgcatttcagaggaTAGGATAGGAAACAACATACTGATACTGTTAGAAAAATTATGCTTGAATTGATTGGCCCAGTGACCGATTATGATGCTTTACAGGGAATCTAGTTTCGTTTCTAGTTTGCTATCCTGATGCTAGGACTGCCAGTACTCAGATGGCAGAGTTAACTCTCTGGGGAGTGAAAAGTACCTTGAGTCTTTCCATAGTACTTTTTCTGGCCATATAAGGCATCGTGTTGGCTAGCACTGGTAGGATTCTTTTTGAATCATCCTTAGCAAGAGGCCTGAATTGTGTGAGCAGAAGGTTTAAGTCgggga
It contains:
- the CNST gene encoding consortin isoform X2, producing MRGDGYSLKGGRFLPGGAMSGLKMFGGRLSGSTSNALMDDREFSPNDLQIDSKDSLPADYRVESLASHLVSSADENENQLDNDGNEVLTSSSIAMGRQDKGEQDSINNNENMDSGDCTPSCKEGETERSVNVHMDPQLEEKPIIEKQPGGKRSPRSKRSSSKKSKGVPTVGTTAIKEESTLTTDTDSARDEGAIEANENFNQKEQKQTLQSLFSLLREEVEQMDSKILPLCLHQIAETYFQEEEYEKAMKFIQLERLYHEQLLANLSSIQEQWERKWKTAVPTPVTTLRNSAKELSGEELEKLTRVCSSHPQPRASKNKLVAAENTWESGCLLQLMESKKLKEREATAFKSGTETCPGTGPKKEDKQLSTSSLGENKTERQIEAASLWVAAGKDHMEEQHCSAESTLKPHTQSTGTVGRPSSGCLSSGDAGKDNSLQLRERQLSKDVEKIEGTAGEPGLKLPLEPMVDALGLTDADYMPTDLVPTDKDVQADRNLLRSKHAAGSSEIASGQLGNSDLKQQQEQPDDGDEKSSRDGTASNVCSGCNKVSEQESTAHSGVCKERERTAGQEEKVNNEEQEDLFLRYLNGNIIDTEESFANLANQEDFDTVPDISPERASYSSLEALSLDDSFSSLDELARRIEIAEIAPAEGLVSILKKRDDREGKTIAQVQQRQTKRRVRFQEMEDTLDQDEVAGGSCILLILLCIATVFLSIGGTALYCTFGDMESPVCTDFAANMDFYYTQILQRIEELKHWIAFS
- the CNST gene encoding consortin isoform X3, which encodes MFGGRLSGSTSNALMDDREFSPNDLQIDSKDSLPADYRVESLASHLVSSADENENQLDNDGNEVLTSSSIAMGRQDKGEQDSINNNENMDSGDCTPSCKEGETERSVNVHMDPQLEEKPIIEKQPGGKRSPRSKRSSSKKSKGVPTVGTTAIKEESTLTTDTDSARDEGAIEANENFNQKEQKQTLQSLFSLLREEVEQMDSKILPLCLHQIAETYFQEEEYEKAMKFIQLERLYHEQLLANLSSIQEQWERKWKTAVPTPVTTLRNSAKELSGEELEKLTRVCSSHPQPRASKNKLVAAENTWESGCLLQLMESKKLKEREATAFKSGTALSSRATFQGTETCPGTGPKKEDKQLSTSSLGENKTERQIEAASLWVAAGKDHMEEQHCSAESTLKPHTQSTGTVGRPSSGCLSSGDAGKDNSLQLRERQLSKDVEKIEGTAGEPGLKLPLEPMVDALGLTDADYMPTDLVPTDKDVQADRNLLRSKHAAGSSEIASGQLGNSDLKQQQEQPDDGDEKSSRDGTASNVCSGCNKVSEQESTAHSGVCKERERTAGQEEKVNNEEQEDLFLRYLNGNIIDTEESFANLANQEDFDTVPDISPERASYSSLEALSLDDSFSSLDELARRIEIAEIAPAEGLVSILKKRDDREGKTIAQVQQRQTKRRVRFQEMEDTLDQDEVAGGSCILLILLCIATVFLSIGGTALYCTFGDMESPVCTDFAANMDFYYTQILQRIEELKHWIAFS